From Streptomyces fungicidicus, one genomic window encodes:
- a CDS encoding DUF402 domain-containing protein, producing the protein MSAHSANGPARVEVVLVKAGRMKIRYPAELLADDGVRATVRAPWAGEGVRDFGFVRFEPGDMFTEHYWRDRWYSVKEVRAADGTLKGHYCDITRPAELSAGRLVVEDLDLDLWVSADGADIRRLDEDEFAASGLLTRDPEAAAAAVAALDELDARAREGGFGALLA; encoded by the coding sequence ATGTCCGCGCACTCGGCTAACGGACCGGCCCGGGTGGAGGTCGTGCTCGTCAAGGCGGGGCGGATGAAGATCCGCTACCCGGCCGAACTCCTCGCCGACGACGGCGTCCGGGCCACCGTGCGCGCCCCCTGGGCGGGCGAGGGGGTACGGGACTTCGGCTTCGTCCGCTTCGAACCCGGCGACATGTTCACGGAGCACTACTGGCGCGACCGGTGGTACTCGGTCAAGGAGGTCCGCGCCGCCGACGGCACCCTCAAGGGCCACTACTGCGACATCACCCGCCCGGCCGAGCTCTCCGCCGGCCGGCTGGTCGTCGAGGATCTCGACCTGGACCTGTGGGTCTCCGCGGACGGCGCCGACATACGGCGGCTGGACGAGGACGAGTTCGCGGCGAGCGGTCTGCTCACCAGGGACCCCGAGGCGGCGGCCGCCGCGGTGGCCGCCCTCGACGAACTGGACGCACGGGCCCGCGAGGGCGGGTTCGGCGCGCTGCTGGCCTGA
- a CDS encoding cupin domain-containing protein — MPVVRPSDAVVHEMHGARFVSYAAPSTGSEELCAWRGEIPAGTRAPAHTVSREEIFHLLAGELLITLDGTTHRVTAGDTVIINPGATLAVENPATEVAVSWVTASRGLEATLADGTRVVPPWAN, encoded by the coding sequence ATGCCCGTGGTCCGCCCGTCCGACGCCGTCGTCCATGAGATGCACGGCGCCCGCTTCGTCTCGTACGCCGCCCCCTCGACCGGCAGCGAGGAGCTGTGCGCCTGGCGGGGCGAGATCCCCGCCGGGACCCGGGCGCCCGCGCACACCGTCAGCCGGGAGGAGATCTTCCATCTGCTCGCCGGCGAACTGCTGATCACCCTCGACGGCACCACCCACCGCGTCACCGCCGGCGACACGGTGATCATCAACCCGGGTGCGACCCTCGCCGTCGAGAACCCGGCCACCGAGGTCGCCGTCTCCTGGGTCACCGCCTCCCGCGGCCTGGAGGCGACCCTGGCCGACGGCACGCGCGTCGTGCCGCCGTGGGCCAACTGA
- a CDS encoding GNAT family N-acetyltransferase: MTVTVRDLRADARADLEGFARVRHAALPFLLVTPESLVHDLTRLHPDAHYRPLVAEADGEVIGTAQVHLTHESAEPGQGNINVYVHPGHTRRGAGTLLVRAAEEHLAAHGATRLFAWVVDRPGNRAFAERHGYGASRSAHFFRLDLANGALPPLQDPPPGVELRPGSDFAADPRPLFELDAETTADEPSDVETEFTDYEAWLEETWRHPLFSPALTTVALVDGRPAAFTAARTDGATRYATVMTGTARAHRGRGLAKLAKNDSLHRARAAGYSEAFTGNDTGNGPMIAINKWFGYEICGTEVRYVRALG, translated from the coding sequence ATGACCGTCACCGTCCGCGATCTCCGCGCCGACGCCCGCGCCGACCTCGAGGGCTTCGCCCGTGTCCGGCACGCCGCGTTGCCTTTCCTCCTCGTCACCCCGGAGTCCCTGGTCCACGACCTGACCCGGCTCCACCCCGACGCCCACTACCGCCCGCTGGTGGCCGAGGCCGACGGCGAGGTGATCGGCACGGCGCAGGTGCATCTGACCCACGAGAGCGCCGAGCCGGGCCAGGGCAACATCAACGTGTACGTGCACCCCGGGCACACCCGCCGGGGCGCCGGGACGCTGCTCGTGCGTGCCGCCGAGGAGCATCTGGCGGCGCACGGGGCGACCCGGCTGTTCGCCTGGGTGGTGGACCGTCCGGGCAACCGCGCCTTCGCGGAACGGCACGGCTACGGGGCGAGCCGCTCCGCCCATTTCTTCCGCCTGGACCTGGCGAACGGCGCCCTGCCCCCGCTCCAGGACCCGCCGCCGGGCGTGGAACTGCGCCCGGGCTCGGACTTCGCCGCCGACCCGCGCCCGCTGTTCGAGCTGGACGCGGAGACGACGGCGGACGAACCGAGCGACGTCGAAACCGAGTTCACGGACTACGAGGCCTGGCTGGAGGAGACCTGGCGGCACCCGCTGTTCAGCCCCGCGCTGACCACGGTGGCGCTGGTCGACGGCCGCCCCGCCGCGTTCACCGCGGCCCGCACGGACGGCGCCACCCGGTACGCCACGGTCATGACCGGCACCGCCCGAGCCCACCGCGGCCGGGGCCTGGCCAAGCTCGCCAAGAACGACTCCCTGCATCGCGCCCGCGCGGCCGGGTACTCGGAGGCGTTCACGGGCAACGACACCGGGAACGGGCCGATGATCGCGATCAACAAGTGGTTCGGGTACGAGATCTGCGGAACGGAGGTGCGGTATGTCCGCGCACTCGGCTAA
- a CDS encoding MarR family winged helix-turn-helix transcriptional regulator, with translation MQNSEAMALSAALLAVAGELTRRINDGVVARGFEGIRPAHGFAFARLAPDGATVTDLAVHLGVTKQAASQLVDELVRKGYAERRPHPGDARARLVVLTGAGWACTRAAEEAAAEAVRAWSEVLGEAETRALAERLLRIAPNGAIRPAW, from the coding sequence GTGCAGAACTCCGAGGCCATGGCCCTGTCCGCCGCCCTGCTCGCCGTCGCGGGCGAGCTCACCCGGCGCATCAACGACGGGGTGGTCGCCCGTGGCTTCGAGGGGATACGGCCCGCGCACGGGTTCGCCTTCGCCCGGCTCGCCCCGGACGGCGCGACGGTCACCGACCTCGCGGTCCACCTCGGGGTGACCAAGCAGGCCGCGAGCCAGCTCGTCGACGAGCTGGTGCGCAAGGGGTACGCCGAGCGGCGCCCGCACCCCGGCGACGCGCGGGCCCGGCTGGTGGTGCTGACCGGGGCGGGGTGGGCCTGCACCCGGGCGGCCGAGGAGGCGGCGGCGGAGGCCGTGCGGGCCTGGAGCGAGGTGCTGGGGGAGGCGGAGACGCGCGCGCTGGCGGAACGGCTGCTGCGTATCGCGCCCAACGGGGCGATCCGTCCCGCTTGGTGA
- a CDS encoding polysaccharide deacetylase family protein, which produces MTDVPVPILMYHAVAADPSGATRALSVSPEAFAEQMAVVADRGLTPVTTAELAACWRSGRALPERPVLVTFDDGYEGVHRHALPVLAGHGFRATLFVSTGWLRGPYDTGGGPDTMLDWDQVRELAGAGVEIGGHSHSHPQLDQLDDRRLRSELTLCREIVSDQLGSAPASFAYPYGYSSRRVRRAVRETGYAQALAVGNGLARRVQGPYALRRVTVRRSTDIAAFERLVTGRAVARVFARDRALTKGYAVVRRARRVRAVAGRPPD; this is translated from the coding sequence GTGACTGACGTACCCGTCCCGATCCTCATGTACCACGCGGTCGCGGCCGATCCGAGCGGGGCGACCCGTGCCCTGTCCGTGTCCCCGGAGGCGTTCGCCGAGCAGATGGCGGTGGTCGCGGACCGGGGCCTCACCCCCGTCACCACGGCGGAGCTGGCCGCCTGCTGGCGCTCGGGCCGTGCGTTGCCCGAGCGTCCGGTCCTCGTCACCTTCGACGACGGCTACGAGGGCGTGCACCGGCACGCGCTGCCCGTGCTCGCCGGGCACGGCTTCCGCGCCACCCTCTTCGTCTCCACCGGCTGGCTCCGCGGGCCGTACGACACCGGCGGCGGCCCGGACACCATGCTCGACTGGGACCAGGTGCGCGAACTGGCGGGCGCGGGGGTGGAGATCGGCGGGCACAGCCACAGCCATCCGCAGCTCGACCAGCTCGACGACCGCCGGCTGCGCTCCGAGCTGACCCTGTGCAGGGAGATCGTCTCGGACCAGCTGGGCTCCGCGCCGGCCTCGTTCGCCTATCCCTACGGCTACTCCAGCCGCCGGGTGCGCCGGGCGGTGCGGGAGACGGGGTACGCCCAGGCGCTGGCCGTGGGCAACGGGCTCGCCCGCCGCGTCCAGGGGCCCTACGCCCTGCGGCGCGTCACGGTGCGGAGGTCGACGGACATCGCCGCGTTCGAACGGCTGGTGACGGGGCGGGCCGTCGCCCGCGTCTTCGCCCGGGACCGGGCGCTGACCAAGGGGTACGCGGTGGTGCGCCGGGCCCGGCGGGTGCGGGCGGTGGCCGGCCGGCCGCCGGACTGA
- a CDS encoding lytic polysaccharide monooxygenase auxiliary activity family 9 protein, with product MPARRKAAVAAVGLVPLALTGLSAAPASAHGSMGDPVSRVSQCYAEGPESPDSAACKAAVAAGGTQALYDWNGIRIGDAGGRHQELIPDGRLCSAGDDTFKGLDLARADWPATSVSSGSYTFKYRVTAPHKGTFKVYITKPGYDPSQPLAWDDLDLANPVATSTDPAASGGFYTFSGALPERSGKQLLYAVWQRSDSPEAFYSCSDVTFGGGAPAAGAGAGDGAAADSGDTPEEAAVPAPTAYAPSEEQIEDGAAKSTVENHGHGDDDPATTAEPAAADAGADGTGAVAGDGTTDNRPTAAGASRNLAETGGDGNTAYLMIGGAAALALGSAALFASARRRTAGARHGR from the coding sequence ATGCCCGCACGCCGCAAGGCCGCTGTCGCCGCCGTCGGTCTCGTCCCGCTCGCCCTGACCGGGCTGTCCGCCGCGCCGGCGTCCGCGCACGGTTCGATGGGCGACCCGGTCAGCCGGGTCTCGCAGTGCTACGCCGAGGGCCCGGAGAGCCCGGATTCGGCGGCGTGCAAAGCGGCGGTCGCGGCCGGCGGCACCCAGGCGCTGTACGACTGGAACGGCATCCGCATCGGCGACGCGGGCGGACGCCACCAGGAGCTGATACCCGACGGCAGGCTGTGCAGCGCCGGCGACGACACGTTCAAGGGGCTCGACCTGGCCCGCGCCGACTGGCCGGCGACCAGCGTGAGCAGCGGCTCGTACACCTTCAAGTACCGCGTGACCGCCCCGCACAAGGGGACCTTCAAGGTGTACATCACCAAGCCGGGCTACGACCCGTCGCAGCCGCTGGCCTGGGACGACCTGGATCTCGCGAACCCGGTGGCGACCTCCACCGACCCCGCCGCGTCGGGCGGCTTCTACACCTTCTCCGGGGCCCTCCCCGAGCGCTCCGGCAAGCAGCTGCTGTACGCGGTCTGGCAGCGGTCGGACAGCCCCGAGGCCTTCTACTCCTGCTCGGACGTCACGTTCGGCGGCGGAGCCCCGGCGGCCGGAGCGGGGGCGGGCGACGGTGCCGCCGCCGACTCGGGCGACACCCCCGAGGAGGCCGCCGTCCCCGCGCCCACCGCCTACGCCCCGTCCGAGGAGCAGATCGAGGACGGCGCCGCGAAGTCGACCGTCGAGAACCACGGGCACGGCGACGACGACCCCGCCACCACGGCGGAGCCGGCCGCGGCGGACGCCGGCGCGGACGGAACCGGTGCCGTCGCCGGTGACGGCACCACCGACAACCGGCCCACGGCGGCCGGCGCTTCGCGGAATCTCGCGGAGACCGGCGGCGACGGCAACACCGCGTACCTGATGATCGGCGGCGCCGCGGCGCTGGCGCTCGGCTCGGCGGCGCTGTTCGCCTCCGCCCGCCGGCGCACGGCGGGCGCCCGGCACGGCCGCTGA
- a CDS encoding DUF72 domain-containing protein, with the protein MTLFVGTSGWQYKDWRGVLYPAGLPVRLWLEEYAARFATVEINNAFYRLPSRETFESWRERTPPGFVVAVKASRYLTHVKRLREPEEPVERLMSRAAGLGDRLGPVLLQLPPTLQADPALLHACLRRFPESVRVAVEPRHPSWWTPEVRAVLESRGAALCWADVLGRPATPLWRTADWGYVRFHQGRAHPWPHYGRQSLRTWLHRVTTAWPPEADVHAYFNNDQNAAAVTDAALFARLARTTPRPVPRTPTALTNPP; encoded by the coding sequence ATGACCCTGTTCGTCGGAACGTCGGGGTGGCAGTACAAGGACTGGCGCGGGGTGCTGTATCCGGCCGGGCTTCCGGTGCGGCTCTGGCTGGAGGAGTACGCGGCGCGGTTCGCCACCGTCGAGATCAACAACGCCTTCTACCGGCTGCCGTCCCGGGAGACCTTCGAGTCCTGGCGGGAGCGCACCCCGCCGGGGTTCGTCGTCGCGGTCAAGGCGAGCCGGTATCTGACCCACGTCAAACGGCTGCGGGAGCCCGAGGAGCCGGTGGAGCGGCTGATGAGCCGGGCCGCCGGGCTCGGCGACCGGCTCGGCCCGGTCCTGCTCCAGCTCCCGCCCACGCTCCAGGCCGATCCCGCGCTGCTGCACGCCTGTCTGCGCCGCTTCCCGGAGTCGGTCCGGGTGGCGGTCGAGCCGCGCCATCCGTCCTGGTGGACGCCCGAGGTGCGGGCCGTGCTGGAGTCGCGGGGCGCGGCCCTGTGCTGGGCCGACGTCCTGGGCCGGCCGGCGACCCCGCTGTGGCGCACCGCCGACTGGGGCTACGTCCGCTTCCACCAGGGCCGCGCGCACCCCTGGCCGCACTACGGCCGCCAGTCCCTGCGCACCTGGCTCCACCGCGTCACGACCGCCTGGCCCCCGGAGGCGGACGTCCACGCCTACTTCAACAACGACCAGAACGCGGCGGCGGTGACCGACGCGGCCCTGTTCGCCCGCCTGGCCCGCACCACCCCCCGCCCCGTCCCCCGAACCCCCACAGCCCTGACCAACCCGCCATGA
- a CDS encoding DNA polymerase Y family protein — protein sequence MTVLCVRFLLPPMYEAALPRLLGLLEEFTPVVQALPPDGALADLRGAERYFGRTALELASVIRVRALALHGVDCVIGAGPGPMLARMALRDARPGLTRAVPEDEVREFLAGRPVAALPGVGARTARTLCEYGLDTLGRVAAAPLSTLQRLIGARAGRELREKANGVDRGRVVPNAVSRSLATERPFTRDELDPGRHRRALLSAAEELGARLRAVDKVCRSLTLTVRYADRSATTRTRTLPEPTAHSAALVGAAYGLYEALGLQRARVRVIALRAEGLDPAEQASHQLTFDPVDEKVRRLEEVADRARAKFGPRAVMPGTLAA from the coding sequence ATGACTGTCCTCTGTGTACGTTTTCTGCTGCCTCCGATGTACGAGGCCGCCCTGCCCCGGCTGCTCGGCCTGCTGGAGGAGTTCACCCCCGTCGTGCAGGCCCTGCCGCCGGACGGGGCGCTGGCCGATCTGCGCGGCGCGGAAAGGTACTTCGGGCGCACCGCCCTCGAACTGGCCTCGGTGATCCGGGTCCGCGCCCTCGCCCTGCACGGCGTCGACTGCGTGATCGGCGCCGGGCCCGGCCCGATGCTGGCCCGTATGGCCCTGCGGGACGCCCGGCCGGGGCTGACCCGCGCGGTGCCCGAGGACGAGGTGCGGGAGTTCCTCGCCGGCCGGCCCGTCGCCGCGCTGCCCGGCGTCGGCGCCCGGACCGCCCGCACGCTGTGCGAGTACGGCCTGGACACCCTCGGCCGGGTCGCCGCCGCCCCGCTGTCCACGCTCCAGCGGCTGATCGGGGCCAGGGCCGGGCGGGAACTGCGGGAGAAGGCGAACGGCGTCGACCGCGGCCGGGTCGTCCCCAACGCGGTCTCCCGCTCCCTGGCCACCGAACGCCCCTTCACCCGCGACGAACTGGACCCCGGCCGGCACCGCCGCGCCCTGCTCTCGGCCGCCGAGGAACTGGGCGCCCGGCTGCGCGCCGTCGACAAGGTCTGCCGGAGCCTCACCCTCACCGTGCGCTACGCCGACCGGTCCGCCACCACCCGCACCCGCACCCTCCCCGAGCCGACCGCCCACTCGGCCGCGCTCGTCGGGGCGGCGTACGGCCTGTACGAGGCGCTCGGTCTGCAGCGTGCCCGGGTGCGCGTGATCGCCCTCCGCGCGGAGGGGCTCGACCCCGCCGAGCAGGCGTCCCACCAGCTCACCTTCGACCCGGTGGACGAGAAGGTGCGCCGGCTGGAGGAGGTCGCGGACCGCGCGCGGGCCAAGTTCGGCCCCCGCGCGGTGATGCCGGGGACCCTGGCCGCGTAG
- a CDS encoding esterase/lipase family protein — protein MLPWKRLIRPLAALLLAAGVTLPAAAGAQAAGAPSSGWNDYSCRPSAAHPRPVVLVHGTFGNSVDNWLGLAPYLKARGYCVYSLDYGQLPGVPLFHGLGPTEKSAEQLDAFVDKVLAATGAAETDIVGHSQGGMMPRYYLRFLGGADEVNALVGIAPSNHGTTLNGLTRLLPHFPGAEDLLSEATPALADQIAGSAFLTKLNAGGDTVPGVRYTVIATRYDEVVTPYRSGYLTGPNVRNVLLQDLCPLDLSEHLAIGLFDRVAFHEVANALDPAHARPTTCASAFS, from the coding sequence ATGCTGCCCTGGAAGCGACTGATCAGACCGCTGGCCGCACTGCTGCTGGCCGCGGGCGTCACCCTCCCCGCCGCCGCCGGCGCCCAGGCCGCGGGCGCGCCGTCCAGCGGCTGGAACGACTACTCCTGCAGGCCCTCCGCCGCGCATCCCCGCCCCGTCGTCCTGGTCCACGGCACCTTCGGCAACTCCGTCGACAACTGGCTGGGCCTCGCGCCCTATCTGAAGGCCCGCGGCTACTGCGTCTACTCCCTCGACTACGGACAGCTTCCCGGCGTCCCCCTTTTCCACGGCCTCGGCCCCACGGAGAAGTCCGCCGAACAGCTCGACGCCTTCGTCGACAAGGTGCTCGCCGCCACCGGCGCCGCCGAGACCGACATCGTCGGCCACTCCCAGGGCGGCATGATGCCGCGCTACTACCTCAGGTTCCTCGGCGGAGCCGACGAGGTGAACGCGCTGGTCGGCATCGCCCCCAGCAACCACGGCACCACCCTGAACGGCCTCACCCGGCTGCTGCCCCACTTCCCCGGCGCGGAGGACCTGCTGAGCGAGGCCACCCCCGCACTCGCCGACCAGATCGCCGGCTCGGCCTTCCTCACCAAGCTCAACGCGGGCGGCGACACCGTGCCCGGCGTCCGCTACACCGTCATCGCCACCCGGTACGACGAGGTGGTCACGCCCTACCGCAGCGGCTATCTGACCGGGCCGAACGTGCGCAACGTCCTGCTCCAGGACCTGTGCCCGCTCGACCTGTCAGAGCACCTGGCGATCGGGCTGTTCGACCGGGTCGCCTTCCACGAGGTGGCCAACGCCCTCGACCCGGCCCACGCCAGGCCCACCACCTGCGCCTCCGCCTTCAGCTGA
- a CDS encoding DUF5925 domain-containing protein, with protein sequence MSAQPHDALPIRLNVDDSDSPSDVVDALFLGRFATGEQPYSHAVNIDRVRSGASLLPAGARVLRLARDDDRSATLAEGDGWTLLVSRWNRGADVTVTAISEELAALVLEEATEGAADEPEPQPENVTMGFWYVSPRRGPHRTTRQISAGTWEEVRPNYTAPVADAMDRLMKTTPEDISGRLLLLHGPPGTGKTSALRTLARSWRDWCQVDCVLDPERLFSDVGYLMDIAIGEEDAAGKGRWRLLLLEDCDELIRGEAKHTAGQALSRLLNLTDGLLGQGRNVLVGVTTNEDLERLHPAVVRPGRCLARIEVGRLTRAEAVGWLGHEDGGVGREGATLAELYALRRGTSPTSLPEPRGDAEAGLYL encoded by the coding sequence ATGTCCGCGCAACCGCACGACGCACTGCCGATCCGGCTCAACGTCGACGACAGCGACTCCCCGTCCGATGTCGTCGACGCGCTGTTCCTCGGCCGCTTCGCGACGGGCGAGCAGCCGTACTCGCACGCCGTCAACATCGACCGCGTGCGCTCCGGCGCGAGCCTGCTGCCCGCGGGCGCGCGGGTGCTGCGGCTCGCCAGGGACGACGACCGCAGCGCCACCCTGGCCGAGGGCGACGGCTGGACGCTGCTGGTCTCCCGCTGGAACCGGGGCGCCGACGTCACGGTCACCGCGATCAGCGAGGAACTGGCGGCGCTCGTCCTTGAGGAAGCCACCGAGGGCGCGGCCGACGAGCCCGAACCGCAGCCGGAGAACGTCACCATGGGCTTCTGGTACGTCTCCCCGCGCCGGGGTCCGCACCGCACCACCCGGCAGATCTCGGCGGGCACCTGGGAGGAGGTCCGGCCCAACTACACCGCGCCGGTGGCGGACGCGATGGACCGCCTGATGAAGACCACGCCCGAGGACATCTCGGGCCGGCTGCTCCTGCTGCACGGCCCGCCGGGCACCGGCAAGACCTCCGCGCTGCGCACGCTGGCCAGGTCCTGGCGGGACTGGTGCCAGGTGGACTGCGTCCTGGACCCCGAGCGGCTGTTCAGCGACGTCGGCTATCTGATGGACATCGCGATCGGCGAGGAGGACGCGGCGGGCAAGGGCCGCTGGCGGCTGCTGCTCCTGGAGGACTGCGACGAGCTGATCCGCGGCGAGGCCAAGCACACCGCGGGTCAGGCCCTGTCACGGCTGCTGAACCTGACGGACGGTCTGCTCGGCCAGGGCCGCAACGTCCTGGTGGGGGTCACCACCAACGAGGACCTGGAGCGCCTGCACCCGGCCGTGGTCCGCCCGGGCCGCTGCCTCGCCCGGATCGAGGTGGGCAGGCTGACCCGTGCGGAGGCGGTGGGCTGGCTGGGCCACGAGGACGGCGGCGTCGGCCGGGAGGGCGCGACCCTGGCCGAGCTGTACGCCCTGCGCCGGGGTACCTCCCCGACGTCCCTGCCGGAACCCCGGGGCGACGCGGAAGCGGGTCTGTACCTGTAG
- a CDS encoding class I SAM-dependent methyltransferase — translation MAIRDGDGTGTDGVDWDAAAASFDEEPDHGLRDPEVRAAWAERLRDWLPERAGDVLDLGCGTGSLALLAAGQGHRVTGVDRSPAMVALAREKLAGRDAVFLVGDAAAPPVGEERYDTVLVRHVLWTLPEPDRALRHWRDLLRPGGRLVLVEGVWGTVSPVGISAGRLTALLAPLGGRVRVQPLSGDRALWGRDVDDERYAVVAVPD, via the coding sequence ATGGCCATCCGAGACGGTGACGGGACGGGTACGGACGGTGTCGACTGGGACGCGGCGGCCGCCTCCTTCGACGAGGAGCCGGACCACGGGCTGCGCGACCCCGAGGTGCGCGCCGCCTGGGCCGAGCGGCTGCGGGACTGGCTGCCCGAGCGGGCCGGAGACGTCCTCGACCTCGGCTGCGGCACCGGCAGCCTGGCCCTCCTCGCGGCGGGGCAGGGGCACCGGGTGACCGGCGTCGACCGCTCCCCGGCCATGGTGGCGCTCGCCCGGGAGAAGCTCGCCGGACGGGACGCCGTGTTCCTCGTCGGCGACGCGGCGGCACCCCCGGTCGGTGAGGAGCGCTACGACACGGTCCTCGTCCGGCACGTGCTGTGGACGCTGCCCGAACCGGACCGGGCGCTGCGGCACTGGCGCGACCTGCTCCGGCCGGGAGGCCGGCTGGTGCTGGTCGAGGGGGTGTGGGGGACGGTGAGCCCGGTCGGCATATCCGCCGGCCGGCTCACCGCCCTCCTGGCACCGCTCGGCGGGCGGGTGCGCGTGCAGCCGCTGTCCGGGGACCGCGCGCTCTGGGGCCGGGACGTGGACGACGAGCGCTACGCGGTGGTCGCGGTCCCGGACTGA
- a CDS encoding glycosyltransferase: MSGPGTPGVSVVICAYTEDRWEDVLAAVASVRAQSRPALETLLVVDHNRALLDRLGEEYKESGDVRVLANAGPRGLSAGRNTGIAASRGEVVAFLDDDAVAERDWLRHFAEAYDDPRVMAVGGRTEPVWASGRRPDWFPEEFDWVVGCTYRGLPGGRVRVRNVLGGNASFRRTAFDAAGGFATGIGRDGSRRPLGGEETELCIRLSRARPDAVLLIDDRAVIHHRVPEVRERFGYFRTRTYAEGLSKALVARSVGAGKGLESERRYTTRVLPAGVVRGLRDALLARPGGAARAGAIVAGVLTAAGGYLMGSVRAVRGGVTFSVAGTGEGGRD; encoded by the coding sequence TTGAGCGGACCCGGAACCCCGGGCGTCTCGGTCGTGATCTGCGCCTACACCGAGGACCGCTGGGAGGACGTCCTCGCGGCGGTCGCCTCGGTTCGGGCGCAGTCACGGCCGGCCCTGGAGACCCTGCTGGTCGTCGACCACAACCGGGCCCTCCTGGACCGTCTGGGCGAGGAGTACAAGGAGAGCGGGGACGTGCGGGTGCTCGCCAACGCGGGCCCCCGCGGCCTGTCCGCCGGCCGCAACACCGGGATCGCCGCCTCGCGCGGGGAGGTCGTCGCCTTCCTCGACGACGACGCGGTGGCCGAACGCGACTGGCTGAGGCACTTCGCCGAGGCGTACGACGACCCGCGCGTGATGGCGGTCGGCGGGCGCACCGAGCCCGTCTGGGCCTCGGGCCGGCGGCCCGACTGGTTCCCCGAGGAGTTCGACTGGGTGGTGGGCTGCACCTACCGGGGTCTCCCCGGCGGGCGGGTACGGGTCCGCAACGTGCTCGGCGGCAACGCCTCCTTCCGGCGCACCGCCTTCGACGCGGCGGGCGGCTTCGCCACCGGCATCGGCCGCGACGGGAGCAGACGTCCGCTGGGCGGCGAGGAGACGGAGCTGTGCATCCGCCTCAGCCGCGCCCGCCCGGACGCGGTCCTGCTGATCGACGACCGCGCGGTGATCCACCACCGGGTGCCCGAAGTCCGCGAGCGCTTCGGTTACTTCCGTACCCGCACGTACGCCGAGGGGCTGTCCAAGGCGCTGGTGGCGCGCAGCGTGGGCGCGGGCAAGGGGCTGGAGTCCGAACGCCGGTACACCACGCGCGTGCTGCCCGCAGGGGTGGTGCGGGGGCTGCGCGACGCCCTGCTGGCCCGCCCGGGCGGCGCCGCCCGGGCGGGCGCGATCGTGGCCGGGGTGCTCACGGCGGCCGGCGGCTATCTGATGGGGAGCGTGCGGGCCGTACGGGGCGGGGTCACGTTCTCCGTGGCGGGGACCGGGGAGGGCGGCCGTGACTGA
- a CDS encoding GntR family transcriptional regulator, whose amino-acid sequence MTLKIRIDDGTPPYEQVRAQISEQARSGALPVGYRLPTVRGLAETLGLAANTVAKAYRALEADGVIETRGRNGTLIAAAGAAAERELASAAQEFAARARRLGCSEEEAVAAVRDALRAVYR is encoded by the coding sequence GTGACCCTGAAGATCCGGATCGACGACGGCACGCCCCCGTACGAGCAGGTGCGGGCGCAGATCTCCGAGCAGGCACGGTCGGGCGCGCTGCCCGTGGGATACCGGCTGCCCACGGTGCGGGGACTGGCCGAGACGCTCGGCCTCGCCGCGAACACGGTGGCCAAGGCGTACCGGGCGCTGGAGGCCGACGGGGTGATCGAGACACGGGGGCGCAACGGGACGCTGATCGCCGCGGCGGGTGCGGCGGCGGAGCGGGAGCTGGCCTCGGCGGCGCAGGAGTTCGCCGCGAGGGCGCGGCGGCTGGGCTGCTCGGAGGAGGAGGCGGTGGCCGCGGTGCGGGACGCACTGCGTGCGGTGTACCGGTGA